The genomic DNA CTTCCGACTCGCGAGCAGACACAAAACTGCCCAAAAATGGGCGTTTTTGGGCAGGTTTGCGTCTGCTCGCGCAGAGAAGTTTCGCACTGGTTCGCAACACCTGGCGGACCCTGACGTCGATGGGCACCGCGCTGGTGTTGCTGTTCCTGCTGGCCCTCGGCGCGATCCCGGGTGCGCTGTTGCCGCAACGCAGCCTCAACGAATCCAAGGTCGACGAATACCTGGCGGCCCACCCCACGCTGGGTCCGTGGCTGGACCGCGTGCAGGGCTTCGACGTGTTCTCCAGTTTCTGGTTCACTGCCATCTACGTGCTGCTGTTCATCTCGCTGGTGGGCTGCCTGACACCGCGGATGATCGAGCATTTCCGCAGCCTGCGGGCGGTGCCGGTGCCAGCGCCGCGCAACCTGGGCCGGCTGCCCAAACACCATGCCGAGCAGGTGACGGGCGATGCAGGTGAGGTCGTCACAACCGTCACGCGACGGCTGAAGGGCTGGCGCACGGTCACCCGCAAGCAAGAGGCCGAGATCACTGAAATTTCAGGAGAGAAGGGCTATCTGCGGGAGTTCGGCAACATCGTCTTCCACTTCTCGCTGCTCGGTCTGCTGGTGGCGGTGGCCGCCGGCAAGTTGTTCGGCTACGAGGGCAACGTCATCGTCATCGCCGACGGTGGCCCCGGATTCTGCACCGCCTCGCCGGCCGCTTTCGACTCGTTCCGGGCCGGCAACACCGTCGACGGCACCTCACTGAGCCCGGTCTGCGTGCGGGTCAACAGTTTCGACGCGAACTATCTGCCCACCGGGCAGGCGTTGTCGTTCGCCGCCGACATCGACTACCAGTCCGGCGACGATCTGGCCGCCAACACCTGGCGGCCCTACCGCCTCGAGGTCAACCATCCGCTGCGCATCGGCGGCGACCGCGTGTACCTGCAAGGCCACGGGTATGCGCCGTCGTTCACCGTGACGTTCCCCGACGGCCAGCAGCGCAGCCAGACCATCCAGTGGCGGCCCGAGGAGCAGACGACGCTGCTGTCCTCGGGGGTGGTGCGCATCGACCCGCCGGCGGGCACCTATCCCGACGCCGACGAGCGCCGTAAACACCAGATCGCCATCCAGGGCCTGTTCGCGCCCACCAAGGAACTCGAGGGCACGTTGTTGTCGTCGAAGTATCCGGCGCTCAACGACCCGGCGGTGGCCATCGACATCTACCGTGGCGACACCGGCCTGGACACCGGCCGGCCGCAGTCGTTGTTCTCCCTCGATCCCCGGTTGATCGATCGCAAGCAGCTGACCAAGGCGGCCCGCGTCAACCTGGTGGAAGGTCAGGACACCCGGCTCGATGACGGCACGAAGGTCCGCTTCGACGGCGCGGTCCCGTTCGTCAACCTGCAGGTCTCACACGACCCCGCCCAGATCTGGGTGCTGGTGTTCGCGATGTCCATGATGGCCGGGTTGCTGGTGTCTTTGGTGGTGCGTCGGCGCCGGATCTGGGTTCGGGTGCAAGCTGCTCCAGCAGGTACGGTGAACGTCGAGCTGGGCGGGCTGGCCCGTACCGACAACTCCGGCTGGGGCGATGAGTTCGAGAAGCTGACCGAGCGGTTGTTGGAGGGCTACGAGCAGCCGGCGGCTGGAGAGAAGGCGGAGCAGTGAATACCGAGCACATCGACATCGGGCTTGCCAGGTACTCCGACTGGGCGTTCACGTCGTCGGTCGTCGTCCTGGTCGGGGCGCTGATCCTGCTCGCCGTCGAACTCGCCTACAGCCGCGGGCGCAAAGTCGAAACCCGTGAGCTGGTCGGCGCCACCGTCGGCGCAGACAGTGCCACCCCCGGCGTCGTCGTCGAGGAACCCAAGCGCCCGTTCGACGAGCGCGTCGGCCAAACCGGCCTGGCGCTCACCTACGTCGGCATCGGCATGCTCTTCATCTGCATCGTGTTGCGTGGCCTGGCCACCTCGCGGGTGCCGTGGGGCAACATGTACGAGTTCATCAACCTGACCAGCTTCTGCGGACTGATCGCGGCCGCGGTGGTGCTGCGCAAGCCGCAGTACCGCGCGCTGTGGGTGTTCGTCCTGGTTCCGGTGCTGATCCTGCTGACGGTGTCGGGACGCTGGCTGTACTCCAACGCCGCACCCGTGATGCCCGCGCTGCAGTCCTACTGGCTTCCCATCCACGTGTCGGTGGTGAGCCTCGGTTCCGGAGTGTTCCTGGTGGCCGGTGTGGCCAGCATCCTGTTCCTGCTCAAGATGTCGCCGCTGGGGGAGCCGGGGCGGGAGGGCACCGTGGCGCGCATCATCCAGCGGCTGCCCGACGCCCAGATCCTCGACCGCATCGCCTACCGCACCACGATCTTCGCGTTCCCCATCTTCGGTTTCGGCGTGATCTTCGGTGCGATCTGGGCCGAGGAGGCGTGGGGCCGGTACTGGGGCTGGGACCCCAAGGAGACGGTGTCGTTCATCGCATGGGTGGTGTACGCGGCGTATCTGCATGCGCGCTCGACCGCGGGTTGGCGGGACCGTAAGTCGGCCTGGATCAATGTGGTCGGTTTCGTGGCGATGGTGTTCAACCTGTTCTTCATCAACCTGGTGACCGTGGGCCTGCATTCGTACGCGGGGGTCGGCTAGGCGCCGTCGGATTGGTGAGATGACCGTGCGCCCCGAGGTTGTGGCGCGGCTGCGGTCCGGTCGGAAGCGCGTGGAAAAGAGGGGAATTCGTGTCCGAGCCAGTGTCTGAGTCAGTGTCGGAGCCGGTGCTTGAGCCGTCCGAAGCGCAGGAGCCCGCGCCGCAGGACACTGGCGAACCGTCAACAGACGCCCCGGTCGACGAGCCGTCTCTGGTCCGTCCTGCCACACCGCCGGCCGCCGACCCGCCGCCGGCGCCCCCGACTGTCGCCCCGGCCCCGGTCTCCGAGCCGCCGCTTGTCCCGTCGGTGTTCGCCCCGATACCCGGATTCCGCGGTCAGCAGCGGTTCAGCAATCCCGCCGAGCCCGGCGTCTCCACACCGCTGCCCGCCGAGTGGACCGCCCCCACACCGCCGCACGGTGTCCCGGTGATCACCGCACCCCCGGTACCCGGAAGTTTCGCCGGACCACCGGCCGGAGTTTTCGCGGCCCCCGCACCCGGACATCCCGGCGCCCCTGGACATCCCGGCGCCCCTGGACATCCCGCCGCACTTGCGCGCCCCGCCGCGGGAGTTGATGCGCGGCCCGCCGCGGCCGACTTCGCCACGCCCTACCGCGACCTGTCCACCGCCGCGCTGCTCGGCCAGCGCAAGAACCCGCCGACCTCGGGCTGGCGCAAGGCGCTCTACGTCGCGTCGTTCAAACAGGTCAATGTCGGCGAGAGCCCCAAGGCCACCCACCACAACAATCTGATCGGTGAGGTCAGCCAGCCATTGCAGGGCTGCTACCGGATCGCGCTGATGTCCCTGAAAGGCGGCGTGGGCAAGACCACGATCACCGCGACGCTGGGTGCCACGTTCGCCTCGATCCGCGGTGACCGGGTGGTGGCGGTGGACGCCAACCCCGACCGGGGAACGCTGAGCCAGAAGGTGCCGCTGGAGACGGCGGCGACGGTGCGGCACCTGCTGCGCGACGCCGAAGGCATCGAGCGCTACAGCGACGTGCGGGCGTACACCTCACAGGGGCCGAGCCGGCTGGAGGTGCTCGCTTCCGAAAGCGACCCGGCAGTGTCGGAGGCGTTCAGCTCAGACGACTATCTGCATGCGCTGGAGGTGTTGGAGCGGTTCTACAGCCTCGTGCTCACCGACTGCGGGACGGGTTTGATGCACTCGGCGATGTCGGCGGTGCTGTCCAAGGCCGACGTGCTGGTCGTGATCAGCTCGGGGTCGGTGGATGGGGCGCGCAGTGCGTCGGCGACGCTGGACTGGCTCGACGCCCACGGGCATCAGGAGCTGGTGCGCAATTCCATCGCCGTGATCAACGCGGTGCGCCCACGTTCGGGCAAGGTGGATCTGTCCAAGGTGGTGGACCACTTCTCCCGGCGGTGCCGCGCGGTGCGCCTGGTGCCGTTCGACCCGCATCTGGAGGAAGGCGCCGAGATCAGCCTGGAACGGCTCAGGCCCGGTACCCGTGAGGCGCTCATCGAGCTGGCTGCCGTGGTTGCATCCGACTTCGCCGGGGCACGTCGCTCAGCGAACCGCGACTGACGTGCGCTAGTTGCGCGGATTGTCGCCGTGCCCGAGTCGACGCAGGAATTCTGGGTCGTCGTCGGGGCCGATCACACGGGTTTTGGATTGACTGCCAGAAACCCGCGCCAGCCGCCAGCCGAGATACACCAGGCTTGCCGCGGCAATGAGCAGGAGTAGATACGCCACTCGAAACCTCCTTTATCCGAATATACGCGCCGTCGGTAGGCTCGGAGCGTGTCAGGAAGTGGTTCGACCTCCCGTATGGTCACCGACGTCGCGGTTTACCTCATTGCCAGGCTGGTGCTGGTCGCTGTGCTGGCCGGGGCGATCTACGGGGTGGGGCAGCTGGTTGTAGCGAATTTCCCGGTCGTGGTGGCCCTGCTGTTCGCCATCGTGATCGCGTTGCCATTGGGGATCTGGCTGTTCCGGCCGTTGCGTGAACGGGCAACGGCTTCCATCGCGTTGGTCGACGAGCGGCGGCGCAACGATCGTGAGCAGCTGCAGGCGCGGTTGCGCGGCGACGAGCCGCCGAAATCCACATAGCAGATCTTTTTTCGCAGAACGTGATCCGTCGCGGGTCGCGCTATCGGATGAACGCCGACCCCTTCTCCCGGTCCAGGTAGGTTTCGGACTTGTTCTTGAGGAAGAACACGTACACCACCAGCGAGATGGCGATACACACCGTGACGTAGGTGATGAACAGCGGCACCTGGTCACGTTCCTTCAGCGCCTGGTAGATCACCGGAGCGGTGCCGCCGAACATCGAATTCGCCAGTGCGTAGCCAATTCCCACCCCGAGGGCGCGTACATGCGCGGGGAACAGCTCGGATTTCACCAGCGCGTTGATCGAGGTGTAGCCGGTCAGGATCACGTATCCGACGGCCACCAGCAGGAAGGACAAGAGTGGTGAATGTGTCTGGGGCAGATAGGTGAACAGGATGTAGGTGTAGATCACCCCGCCGACGCCGAAGAACACCAGCAGGGGTTTGCGGCCGACCTTGTCGCTGATCATGCCGCCGACGGGTTGGATCGCCATCAGGAAGATCAGCCCGATGAGGTTCACCCAGGTGGCCGTCATCGCCTGGTCTTTGTAGGTGGCCTTGACGATGGCCGGGGCGTTGACGCTGTAGGCGTAGAACGCGATGGTGCCACCCATGGTGATCAGGAAGCACAGCAGCAGGGGCTTCGAGTACCGGGTGAGCAGCTCGGCGAGCGAGCCCGAGCTCTTGTCCTTGCCGGCCCTGACCGCTTCGAGTTGTTCCTCCGACAGCGATTCGTCCATGGTCCGCCGCAGCCAGAACACCACGATCGCGGCTACACCACCGATGGCAAAGGCGATGCGCCAACCGAATTCGTGGACCTGCGCGGTGCTGAGCGTGGTGAGGATGATCAGCAAAGTGAACTGGGCCAGCACATGACCGCCCACCAGGGTCACGTACTGGAATGAGGAGAAGAAGCCGCGTCGTTCCCGGGTGGCGGCTTCGGACATGTAGGTCGCCGAGGTGCCGTACTCGCCACCGGTGGCGAAGCCCTGCACCAACCGGCACAAGATGAGGATGATCGGCGCTGCGATGCCGATGGTTTCGCGCGACGGCACGAGCGCGATGACCAGTGAGCACAGCGCCATCAGCGAGACGCTGAAGGTCAGCGCGGAGCGGCGGCCGCGCCGGTCGGCGAACCGGCCGAAGAACCACGAGCCGATCGGGCGGGTGAGGAAGGTGACCGCGAAGATCGCGTACACATAGACCGTCGCGTTCTTGTCGGCCTTGTCGAAGAACTGCGCTTCGAAGTACGTGGCGAACACGGTGTAGACGTAGACGTCGTACCACTCGACGAGGTTGCCCGACGAGCCTCTGATGGTGTTCCAGATGGCGCGGCGGGTTTCGGCGCGCCCCGATGATGCGGGCTGCGCCTCGGTCGACGTGGTCATGCGCCATAGTCTTACCGCCGAGCAGACGCTGCGGTACCCGAAACTCGCGCGTGTCGGGTACCTAACTGTCTGCTCGCGGGGAATGCCACGGGGCGTCAGCTCGCCAGCGCGGGGTAGTTCAGACGCCACAACACTTGGCGCACCAAGTGTTCGGGATGCTTGCGGATGTCATCGACTACTGCCGGGATCGTCGTCCAGCCGCATTCCTGTAACCGCGCCGACTTGATCCGATCGTGGGTGAACGCGGCTGGATTGGCATGCCACTCGATGCTGTCGTATTCGGCAGCCAGTTTGGCTTGCGGCCAGGCGAAGTCGACTCGCCACTTTTGGCCGCTGCGGTCGGTGATCTCGTATTGAAGTTCCGGAGTCGGCACCGCCCAGTCGATGAAGACCAGGCGCATCTCGCTCTCCATGGGGGACTCGGCCCGCGGGTCAGCGTGTGGAAGCAGGCCCCGGACCGCGACGATGCCGCGGCGCCCTTTCTGTTCTACCGCTGCGGCGTCCAACTCCGCTGCGGTGCACGCGTTGGCGCGCAGCGCGGCGTCGAGAGTGGCAAGCGCTCTTGGCCTGCGAAGCGTGCGGGCAACCTCGATCGCCGTCCACGCGGGAGCTGTCGCGAGCCGCCCGGAAACTCGCCGCAATGGCGCACCGAGGCGTTGATGCACCATGACGTGGGCATCGGGCCGGATCCGGACGCCAGGGTCGAGGATGTGGATGCGACCGTCATTCTCGGTGTCGAAGCCGTACATCCCGGCGGCCGTACTCATGCAGGCCACGACGGGATTGGGGCTGAGTAGGTCGAGGGCGGCCAGTCGATCGAGGAGTTCCGGTGGCCGCGGGGCGTACACACCGCGTCGTACGCGCACGATCTCGCCCGACCGGACCAGTGCGGCGACCATCTTGCGGGTCATCACGGTGGTCAGCTGTGCAGCGGTGGCCACGCCGCCGTTGGCGGCAAAGATCTCGTCGATGCTCACGTCTCAAGCCTGGCCGCCACAGGGCCGACGCAGAAGGCGCGATTCGCGATCTGTGGATAACCCCCCAATTTCCCTCGCCGAGCAGACAGTTAGGTACCCGGCTGACGCCGTTTTCGGGTACCTCCGCGTCTGCTCGCGGGAAAGAACTCGCGGGGAGCCGCGCCGGGTCAGCCCAGGAACAGGGCCAGCGAGACCGCGACGGACCACACCAGCATGGTCAGCCCGGTGTCGCGTAGCACCGGGATCAGCTGGGCGCCGGTGCTGCCGTCGCGCACCGGCCGCAGTCCCCGCGCGGCAGGCACCACGGCGAGCAAGCCCACCGCGCACCACGGCGTGGCGAGCATCAGCACCAGGGGCAGCACCAGTGCCACGGCGACCAGCAGGTGATACAGCAGCCGGGTGCGGGCGTCACCGAGACGCACGGCCAGGGTGATTTTGCCGGACTGGCTGTCGGTGGGGATGTCGCGCAGGTTGTTGGCCACCAGCACGGCCGACGACAGCGAGCCCATCGCCACTGCCGCGACCAGTCCGACCCAGTCGACCCGCAGGGCCTGGG from Mycobacterium sp. DL440 includes the following:
- a CDS encoding cytochrome c biogenesis protein ResB codes for the protein MGTALVLLFLLALGAIPGALLPQRSLNESKVDEYLAAHPTLGPWLDRVQGFDVFSSFWFTAIYVLLFISLVGCLTPRMIEHFRSLRAVPVPAPRNLGRLPKHHAEQVTGDAGEVVTTVTRRLKGWRTVTRKQEAEITEISGEKGYLREFGNIVFHFSLLGLLVAVAAGKLFGYEGNVIVIADGGPGFCTASPAAFDSFRAGNTVDGTSLSPVCVRVNSFDANYLPTGQALSFAADIDYQSGDDLAANTWRPYRLEVNHPLRIGGDRVYLQGHGYAPSFTVTFPDGQQRSQTIQWRPEEQTTLLSSGVVRIDPPAGTYPDADERRKHQIAIQGLFAPTKELEGTLLSSKYPALNDPAVAIDIYRGDTGLDTGRPQSLFSLDPRLIDRKQLTKAARVNLVEGQDTRLDDGTKVRFDGAVPFVNLQVSHDPAQIWVLVFAMSMMAGLLVSLVVRRRRIWVRVQAAPAGTVNVELGGLARTDNSGWGDEFEKLTERLLEGYEQPAAGEKAEQ
- the ccsB gene encoding c-type cytochrome biogenesis protein CcsB; the encoded protein is MNTEHIDIGLARYSDWAFTSSVVVLVGALILLAVELAYSRGRKVETRELVGATVGADSATPGVVVEEPKRPFDERVGQTGLALTYVGIGMLFICIVLRGLATSRVPWGNMYEFINLTSFCGLIAAAVVLRKPQYRALWVFVLVPVLILLTVSGRWLYSNAAPVMPALQSYWLPIHVSVVSLGSGVFLVAGVASILFLLKMSPLGEPGREGTVARIIQRLPDAQILDRIAYRTTIFAFPIFGFGVIFGAIWAEEAWGRYWGWDPKETVSFIAWVVYAAYLHARSTAGWRDRKSAWINVVGFVAMVFNLFFINLVTVGLHSYAGVG
- a CDS encoding AAA family ATPase — encoded protein: MSEPVSESVSEPVLEPSEAQEPAPQDTGEPSTDAPVDEPSLVRPATPPAADPPPAPPTVAPAPVSEPPLVPSVFAPIPGFRGQQRFSNPAEPGVSTPLPAEWTAPTPPHGVPVITAPPVPGSFAGPPAGVFAAPAPGHPGAPGHPGAPGHPAALARPAAGVDARPAAADFATPYRDLSTAALLGQRKNPPTSGWRKALYVASFKQVNVGESPKATHHNNLIGEVSQPLQGCYRIALMSLKGGVGKTTITATLGATFASIRGDRVVAVDANPDRGTLSQKVPLETAATVRHLLRDAEGIERYSDVRAYTSQGPSRLEVLASESDPAVSEAFSSDDYLHALEVLERFYSLVLTDCGTGLMHSAMSAVLSKADVLVVISSGSVDGARSASATLDWLDAHGHQELVRNSIAVINAVRPRSGKVDLSKVVDHFSRRCRAVRLVPFDPHLEEGAEISLERLRPGTREALIELAAVVASDFAGARRSANRD
- a CDS encoding DUF4229 domain-containing protein, whose translation is MVTDVAVYLIARLVLVAVLAGAIYGVGQLVVANFPVVVALLFAIVIALPLGIWLFRPLRERATASIALVDERRRNDREQLQARLRGDEPPKST
- a CDS encoding MFS transporter produces the protein MTTSTEAQPASSGRAETRRAIWNTIRGSSGNLVEWYDVYVYTVFATYFEAQFFDKADKNATVYVYAIFAVTFLTRPIGSWFFGRFADRRGRRSALTFSVSLMALCSLVIALVPSRETIGIAAPIILILCRLVQGFATGGEYGTSATYMSEAATRERRGFFSSFQYVTLVGGHVLAQFTLLIILTTLSTAQVHEFGWRIAFAIGGVAAIVVFWLRRTMDESLSEEQLEAVRAGKDKSSGSLAELLTRYSKPLLLCFLITMGGTIAFYAYSVNAPAIVKATYKDQAMTATWVNLIGLIFLMAIQPVGGMISDKVGRKPLLVFFGVGGVIYTYILFTYLPQTHSPLLSFLLVAVGYVILTGYTSINALVKSELFPAHVRALGVGIGYALANSMFGGTAPVIYQALKERDQVPLFITYVTVCIAISLVVYVFFLKNKSETYLDREKGSAFIR
- a CDS encoding type IV toxin-antitoxin system AbiEi family antitoxin domain-containing protein, producing MSIDEIFAANGGVATAAQLTTVMTRKMVAALVRSGEIVRVRRGVYAPRPPELLDRLAALDLLSPNPVVACMSTAAGMYGFDTENDGRIHILDPGVRIRPDAHVMVHQRLGAPLRRVSGRLATAPAWTAIEVARTLRRPRALATLDAALRANACTAAELDAAAVEQKGRRGIVAVRGLLPHADPRAESPMESEMRLVFIDWAVPTPELQYEITDRSGQKWRVDFAWPQAKLAAEYDSIEWHANPAAFTHDRIKSARLQECGWTTIPAVVDDIRKHPEHLVRQVLWRLNYPALAS